The genomic stretch CTGCCGCACGTCGCACACCGCGACGAGCCGGACATTGCTCAGGCCCGAGCGCTGCAGCCGGGCGAAGCCCTGCACATGCCGGCTCCCCATGCCGCCGCAGCCGACGAGGCAGACTGGTACTGTAGTCACGTTACGCTCCAGCTAGTTCGGTGACAGCTATTCCTTCAACGAGCCGCCGAGGCCGTTGATGAAGTAGCGTTGGCAGAGAATAAAGAAGATGATGATCGGCAGCGTCGAGAGGAGCACCGCCATCATGGCGATGTTGGGCGGCGTCTGCGAGAACGATTGGCCGAGCCCGGCCAGCGCCAGCGGCAGCACCCGCATGTCCTTTTCTGTCGTCGAGATCAGCGGCCAGGCATACATGTTCCAGGCGGTCAGCACCGTCACTGCGGTATAGGCGGCGATCGGCGGGCCGGAGAGCGGCAGCACGATCCTGACGAACACCTGGCCCCAGTTGGCGCCGTCGATCTTGGCCGCATCGAGAATCTCGTTCGGCATCGAGACGTAGAACTGCCGGAAGATGAACACGCCGAAACTGGTCTGCGCGATGATCGGGATGCACAGGCCCATGAAGGTATCGAGCCAGTTGAGGTTGCGCACCAGGATGAAGGTGGGAATGGTCGCCACCTGCCCCGGCACGAACAGCGTCAGGATGAACAGCCCGAGCAGCGCCCCGCGGCCGAGGAACTGCATCTTGGCCAGCGCGAAGCCGGTCATCACCACCAGGGTCAGCTGGCAGATGGTGATCACCGCGGTGAAGATCACCGAGTTCACGATCGCGGTGGTGTCGAGAAAGGCGAGCGCCGCGAAGACGTTCTCGAAATGCCACTCGGTCGGCCACCAGGTCGGTGGGTAGGCCACCACCTCGCGGCTCGATTTGAACGAGTTGATGATCATCCAGTAGAACGGCGCCGCCATTAAGAGGCCGAAAAAGATCACCGTCGAGATGTGGAAGCGGCGACGCCAGTGGTGTCCTGCACTCATACCGGATCTCCATTGGTGGGGCGCCGGCGCGGCGGGTTGAAGATCAGCGCGAGGATCGTGACGATGACGAACAGCACCGTCGAAAGCGCCGAGGCATAGCCGAGCCGCAACTGCGCGAACGCCAGGTCGTAGATGTAGACGGCAAGGATGTCGGTCGAGTTGAGCGGACCGCCCTTGGTCATCACGAAGGCGATATCGAAGCTGTCGAAGATGATGCCGCGCAGCGTCAGCACGAGGATCAGCAGCGTCACCGGCATGACGTTGGGCCAGATGATGTGCCGCAGCTTGGCCCACGGACCGGCGCCATCGATCTCGGCCGCTTCCAGCAGCTGCGGGTTAATCTGCTGCAGCGCCGCGAGGTAGAGGATGATGCCGAGCGGCAGTCGCAGCCAGACGATCACCAGCGACAAGGCCGGCATCGCCCAGGTGGTATCCTGCAGCCAGTTGGGCCCGGAAATGCCGAAGAAGCTCAGCAATTGCGCGATCGGGCCGACACGCGGATCGTACATGAACTTCCACAGCACCGCGGACGCCACCAGCGAGATGACGATCGGCAACAGGTACATCGTGCGGAACACGCTGTAGCCGGGGAAGTTGGTGTTGATCAGCACCGCGAGGACGAACGACAGGAACACTGTCGGCACCACGCCGAGGACCAGCAAATAGACGGTCTTCGACACCGAGTTGATGGCGCGTGCGTCGTTCAAGAGCGCGACG from Devosia sp. A16 encodes the following:
- a CDS encoding carbohydrate ABC transporter permease; translated protein: MSAGHHWRRRFHISTVIFFGLLMAAPFYWMIINSFKSSREVVAYPPTWWPTEWHFENVFAALAFLDTTAIVNSVIFTAVITICQLTLVVMTGFALAKMQFLGRGALLGLFILTLFVPGQVATIPTFILVRNLNWLDTFMGLCIPIIAQTSFGVFIFRQFYVSMPNEILDAAKIDGANWGQVFVRIVLPLSGPPIAAYTAVTVLTAWNMYAWPLISTTEKDMRVLPLALAGLGQSFSQTPPNIAMMAVLLSTLPIIIFFILCQRYFINGLGGSLKE
- a CDS encoding carbohydrate ABC transporter permease: MSKTDTADEAGISAVSRPAPRRRSRRADSPFWAALFVGPNVILFTVFMVIPIVWGLALSLFDWNLIYEPRFVGFDNYVALLNDARAINSVSKTVYLLVLGVVPTVFLSFVLAVLINTNFPGYSVFRTMYLLPIVISLVASAVLWKFMYDPRVGPIAQLLSFFGISGPNWLQDTTWAMPALSLVIVWLRLPLGIILYLAALQQINPQLLEAAEIDGAGPWAKLRHIIWPNVMPVTLLILVLTLRGIIFDSFDIAFVMTKGGPLNSTDILAVYIYDLAFAQLRLGYASALSTVLFVIVTILALIFNPPRRRPTNGDPV